The window GGCGATGACGCGATCACCCATGTCCTGACGCGCCTCGATCGTGGCCGAGCCGAGGTGGGGCAGCAGGACGACGTTCGCGCGCCCCATCAGGCCGGGGTGCACCGCCGGTTCGTGCTCGAACACATCCAGACCCACGCCGAACAGGGCGCGGCGGTCCAGGGCTTCGACCAGGGCCGCCTCGTCGATCAGCTCGCCGCGCGCCGTGTTGACCAGGATGGCGTGGGGCTGCAGCCGGGCGATGCGTTCCGCCGACAGGATGTGATGGGTGTCCTTGGTGGCCGGGCAGTTCAGCGAGATGACGTCCATTCGCGCCAGCATCTGATCCAGATCATCCCACCAGGTCGCGCCCAGCTCCTCGGCGATCATGTCCGAGACAGGTTTCCTATTATGGTAGTGGACCTGCATGCCGAAGGCCTTGGCCCGGCGGGCCAGGGCCTGGCCGATGCGGCCCATGCCGACGATGCCCAGGCGCTTGCCCCACAGTTTGCGGCCGCACATCCAGGTCGGGCTCCAGCCCTCGAACTGTCCCGCCGCGACGACATTGGCGCCTTCGACGATGCGGCGGCTGACGGCCATGATCAGGCTCATGGTCAGGTCGGCGGTGTCCTCGGTCAGGACGCCGGGGGTGTTGGTGACG of the Brevundimonas pondensis genome contains:
- a CDS encoding 2-hydroxyacid dehydrogenase, with amino-acid sequence MSARKLKVVLTRRLPDAVETRLRELFDAELNLTDRPMSRDDLAVALQRAEVLVPTITDHLDADLIAGAGEQLKMIANFGAGVDHIDIDAAVGRGIIVTNTPGVLTEDTADLTMSLIMAVSRRIVEGANVVAAGQFEGWSPTWMCGRKLWGKRLGIVGMGRIGQALARRAKAFGMQVHYHNRKPVSDMIAEELGATWWDDLDQMLARMDVISLNCPATKDTHHILSAERIARLQPHAILVNTARGELIDEAALVEALDRRALFGVGLDVFEHEPAVHPGLMGRANVVLLPHLGSATIEARQDMGDRVIANIMTYQNGHRPPDRVIPAML